Proteins encoded together in one Telopea speciosissima isolate NSW1024214 ecotype Mountain lineage chromosome 4, Tspe_v1, whole genome shotgun sequence window:
- the LOC122657990 gene encoding chloroplast envelope quinone oxidoreductase homolog, with the protein MLSSFCFHLSGKTMAGKVMKAVQINGYGGGVAGLKHVEVPVPAPKKDEVLVKVEARSINPVDWRIQKGKTRPIIPSKFPYIPALDIAGEVVEVGSGVKNFKAGDKVVAVLSMSTGGGLAEFAVAKGSLTVNRPTEVSAAEGAGLPIAGLTALQALTQSCGIKLDSSGKPTNVLITAASGGVGHYAVQLAKLGNTHVTATCGARNIEFVKSLGADEVLDYKTPDGAALKSPSGRKYDAVIHCATGIPWSTFEPNLSEQGKVIDITPSPSAMLTFAVQKLTFSKKQLLPLIVTTKGENLEFLVKLVKEGKLKTVVDSKHPLSKAEDAWAKSMDGHATGKVIVEP; encoded by the exons ATGCTTTCGAGTTTCTGTTTCCACCTCTCTGGGAAAACCATGGCGGGCAAGGTCATGAAAGCTGTGCAGATCAATGGTTATGGTGGCggagttgctggtttgaag CATGTGGAAGTTCCAGTTCCTGCTCCAAAGAAAGACGAAGTTTTGGTGAAGGTAGAAGCAAGAAGTATAAATCCAGTCGATTGGAGGATTCAGAAAGGCAAGACACGACCAATTATACCAAGCAAATTCCCTTACATACCAG CACTCGACATAGCAGGAGAAGTGGTAGAAGTTGGTTCTGGTGTCAAGAATTTCAAAGCTGGTGACAAAGTTGTAGCTGTGCTTAGTATGTCT ACGGGAGGTGGGCTTGCTGAGTTTGCTGTGGCCAAGGGGAGTTTGACTGTGAATAGGCCTACTGAGGTATCAGCAGCTGAAGGAGCAGGCTTACCCATAGCCGGCCTCACTGCACTCCAGGCCCTCACCCAGTCTTGTGGGATCAAGCTCGACAGCAGTGGAAAGCCAACGAACGTTCTAATCACTGCTGCATCAGGTGGTGTTGGTCACTATGCTGTTCAGCTGGCAAAACTTGGGAACACACATGTTACTGCTACTTGTGGGGCTCGGAACATTGAGTTTGTCAAGAGCTTAGGAGCAGATGAGGTTCTCGACTATAAAACCCCAGATGGGGCAGCCTTGAAGAGCCCCTCCGGTCGGAAGTATGATGCAGTAATCCACTGTGCAACAGGAATCCCTTGGTCTACTTTTGAGCCTAATTTAAGTGAGCAAGGAAAGGTGATAGATATCACTCCTAGTCCTAGTGCCATGCTCACCTTTGCAGTACAGAAGCTAACTTTCTCCAAGAAGCAGCTGCTGCCTCTGATTGTGACCACCAAGGGTGAGAACCTGGAATTTCTTGTTAAGTTGGTGAAAGAAGGGAAGCTGAAGACAGTAGTGGACTCAAAACACCCTCTGAGCAAGGCTGAAGACGCCTGGGCAAAGAGCATGGATGGCCATGCTACAGGGAAGGTCATTGTGGAGCCTTAA